From Micromonospora carbonacea:
CGAGCACGGCGGCGGCGCCGGAGTCCTCGCCGAAGGGGATCTCCTCGGCCGGCTGGAACAGCACGGTCACCGTGCCCCGCTCGGGCGGGTCGGCCGCGAGCCGGGCCGCGACGCCGGCGACGACGCTCATGTGCACGTCGTGCCCGCAGGCGTGGCAGACCCCGGGGTTGCCCGACGCCCAGGGCACCTCCTTGGCGTCCTGGACCGGATAGGCGTCCATATCGGCCCGAAGCAAGACCGAGGGTCCCGGCGCACGCCCTTCGATCTCGGCGACGAGACCGGTGCCGGCGACACCGGAGCGAACCCGGGCGATCGGGGCGAGGCGGTCGGCGAGGACCGCCGCCGTCTGCTGTTCGGTGAACCGCAGCTCAGGGTGCTGGTGAAGCTGCCGTCGCAGCCGCACCAGATCATCAACACCCTCGTACGCCTGCACCACGCGGACCACCCCTCGCCTGCGTCCGATAATCCGGACCTAATTGAGACAAGAACCTAAGCGAGGGGTCCTCCCACGTCAATGGGCAGCTCGGAATCGGTTAGGGTCCGGCCATGGAACGCGCCGACGCACACCTGCACCTCTTCGCCGACGGGTATCCGGGCCGCTACGGAAGGTCCCCGGCCGGGGGCGACGAACTCGCCGTCTACCGGACTTTGCGCCACGAACACGGCATCGGCCGGGCGCTCGTGGTCGGCTACGAGGGCGCGCCGGAGTTCGCCGGCAACAACCGGCACCTCGCCGTGCTCGCGGCCGCCCACGACTGGATCGCGCCGCTGGCCTACGTTCCGGTCACCGGCACGGACCGGCCCGGCCTGGACCGCCTGCGCGCGGCCGGGTTCGCGGGCCTCGCCGCGTACCTGCCGGACCCGGACGCGGCCGACGCGTTCGCCGGCTGGGCCCACAGCGTCGCCGGGCCGCTCAACGACGCGCGTGCGGTGGTCAGCCTCAACGCCACCCCCGAGGCGACCGGCC
This genomic window contains:
- a CDS encoding amidohydrolase family protein, which produces MERADAHLHLFADGYPGRYGRSPAGGDELAVYRTLRHEHGIGRALVVGYEGAPEFAGNNRHLAVLAAAHDWIAPLAYVPVTGTDRPGLDRLRAAGFAGLAAYLPDPDAADAFAGWAHSVAGPLNDARAVVSLNATPEATGRLGRALAALDGCPVLFSHLGLPGRQPAAPAPRAAADRLAPLTDLARLPHVGVKVSGLYAVSDPAEAYPHDAARPFVDLLLDRFGARRLYWGSDFSPSLDHVSFAQALRPVGLDGLSAAEAADVFGGNLRRALRGR